In Halapricum desulfuricans, a single window of DNA contains:
- a CDS encoding phytoene desaturase family protein: MQSLSDRQVVVVGGGIGGLSAACYLADAGADVTVLEKNEQLGGRASRMERDGFVFDMGPSWYLMPDVFERFFEHFGREPEEFYDLERLDPHYRIFFKDGESDGVPDTPSRGASGSADHQVIDISPDRAENRELFESIEPGAGEAFEEYLATSETHYRTAMEKFVYEDRSRLRDWIDPDVMRAAPIGLQLIGSMQGHVEDYFDDPKLQQIVQYTLVFLGGSPANTPALYNMMSHVDFNLGVYYPVPKDGDGPGGVGVVVDGIVELAEQLGVTFETDSEVGEITRRKDAFHVETVDGEVYRPDRVVVNADYRHAEQELMPEHERQYDESYWADRTYAPSAYLMYLGVEGDVDELAHHTLVLPEDWNPHFEQIFDRPAWPDDPAYYLCVPSKTDDAVAPEGHSNLFVLVPIAPGLRDTEALRERYREKILEDVATNTGVDLRDRIVVEETFAVDDFVDRYNATDGTALGLAHTLRQTALLRPNNRSSAVDGLYFTGAFTTPGIGVPMTLISGQHAAQALAEDD; this comes from the coding sequence ATGCAATCGCTTTCGGACCGGCAGGTCGTGGTCGTTGGTGGCGGGATCGGTGGACTCTCCGCGGCGTGTTATCTCGCTGACGCCGGGGCCGACGTCACCGTGCTGGAAAAGAACGAACAGCTGGGCGGGCGAGCGAGCCGCATGGAACGCGACGGGTTCGTCTTCGACATGGGGCCGTCGTGGTATCTCATGCCGGACGTCTTCGAGCGCTTCTTCGAGCACTTCGGCCGCGAACCTGAGGAGTTCTACGACCTCGAACGGCTCGACCCCCACTATCGGATCTTCTTCAAGGACGGCGAGTCGGACGGTGTCCCCGATACGCCGAGCCGGGGTGCAAGCGGGTCGGCCGACCACCAGGTCATCGACATCAGCCCCGATCGAGCGGAGAACCGCGAGCTGTTCGAGTCGATCGAGCCGGGTGCGGGCGAGGCCTTCGAGGAGTACCTTGCGACCAGCGAGACCCACTATCGGACCGCGATGGAGAAGTTCGTCTACGAGGACCGCTCGCGGCTCCGGGACTGGATCGATCCGGACGTGATGCGGGCGGCCCCGATCGGACTGCAGCTGATCGGGTCGATGCAGGGCCACGTCGAGGACTACTTCGACGACCCGAAGCTCCAGCAGATCGTGCAGTACACGCTGGTCTTCCTCGGCGGCTCCCCGGCGAACACGCCGGCGCTGTACAACATGATGAGCCACGTCGATTTCAACCTCGGCGTCTACTACCCCGTACCGAAGGACGGCGACGGCCCCGGCGGAGTCGGCGTCGTCGTCGACGGGATCGTCGAGTTGGCCGAACAGCTGGGCGTCACCTTCGAGACCGACAGCGAGGTCGGAGAGATCACCCGCCGGAAGGACGCCTTCCACGTCGAAACGGTCGACGGCGAGGTCTACCGCCCGGACCGCGTGGTCGTCAACGCAGACTACCGCCACGCCGAACAGGAGCTGATGCCCGAACACGAACGCCAGTACGACGAGTCCTACTGGGCGGACCGCACCTACGCGCCGTCGGCGTACCTGATGTATCTGGGCGTCGAGGGCGACGTCGACGAACTGGCCCATCACACGCTCGTCCTGCCGGAGGACTGGAACCCACACTTCGAGCAGATCTTCGACCGCCCGGCCTGGCCGGACGACCCTGCCTACTACCTCTGTGTCCCCTCGAAGACCGACGACGCCGTCGCACCGGAGGGCCACAGTAACCTGTTCGTGCTCGTCCCGATCGCGCCGGGACTGCGCGACACCGAAGCGCTGCGCGAACGCTACCGCGAGAAGATCCTCGAGGACGTCGCGACCAACACCGGGGTCGACCTGCGCGATCGGATCGTCGTCGAGGAGACCTTCGCCGTCGACGATTTCGTCGATCGGTACAACGCCACCGACGGGACCGCACTGGGGCTGGCACACACGCTGCGACAGACCGCGCTCCTGCGGCCGAACAACCGGTCGTCGGCGGTCGACGGACTGTACTTCACCGGCGCGTTCACCACGCCCGGGATCGGCGTCCCCATGACGCTGATCAGCGGCCAACACGCCGCGCAGGCGCTTGCAGAGGACGACTGA
- the cruF gene encoding bisanhydrobacterioruberin hydratase encodes MPESPFPPLERRDRAGIEAWLDRLVAENRFTIAVVFPVVGAVSLYASARGWYPDPVSFMSFNPWFILLGVIVMRLPLVAGLAPLVDRRAAVALAAVTTYAFGIELLGVATGWPYGAFEYGIDLGPMLFGLVPAGLPVFFFPLVLNSYLLCLLLLGERARSTPVRLLAVIATVLVMDLVLDPAAVGLGFWTYDAGGVYYGVPWSNYAGWVISATISVVLFDLAFDGEALIQRLRTCPFMLDDLVSFVILWGAINAAFGNWVPVGLAGLLGSGLLVTDRFDFDIRDTIPGAGWARPRKGE; translated from the coding sequence ATGCCTGAGTCGCCGTTCCCGCCGCTGGAACGCCGCGACCGGGCCGGGATCGAGGCCTGGCTCGACCGACTGGTCGCCGAGAACCGCTTTACGATCGCGGTGGTCTTCCCCGTCGTCGGGGCGGTCTCGCTGTACGCCTCGGCGCGGGGCTGGTATCCCGACCCGGTCTCGTTCATGTCGTTCAACCCGTGGTTCATCCTGCTGGGCGTGATCGTCATGCGGTTGCCGCTTGTCGCCGGGCTCGCGCCGCTGGTGGATCGGCGCGCTGCCGTCGCGCTGGCGGCCGTCACGACCTACGCGTTCGGGATCGAACTGCTCGGCGTCGCGACGGGCTGGCCCTACGGGGCCTTCGAGTACGGGATCGACCTCGGACCGATGCTGTTCGGTCTCGTGCCGGCGGGGCTGCCCGTCTTCTTCTTCCCGCTGGTGCTCAACAGCTACCTGCTCTGTCTGCTGTTGCTCGGTGAGCGGGCCCGTTCGACGCCGGTCCGCCTGCTCGCGGTGATCGCGACGGTGCTGGTGATGGACCTCGTGCTGGACCCGGCGGCCGTCGGGCTCGGGTTCTGGACGTACGACGCGGGCGGTGTCTACTACGGCGTCCCGTGGTCGAACTACGCGGGCTGGGTCATCTCGGCGACGATCTCTGTCGTCCTGTTCGATCTCGCGTTCGACGGCGAGGCGCTGATCCAGCGACTGCGGACCTGTCCGTTCATGCTCGACGACCTGGTGAGTTTCGTCATCCTCTGGGGGGCGATCAACGCCGCGTTCGGCAACTGGGTCCCCGTCGGGCTGGCGGGGCTGCTGGGGTCGGGTCTGCTCGTGACCGACCGCTTCGACTTCGACATCCGGGACACGATCCCCGGGGCAGGATGGGCGAGGCCGCGGAAAGGCGAGTGA
- a CDS encoding prenyltransferase yields the protein MTDLGLEKRLGSALPSEESSLGYLFWLSRPRFWLYLAGPVIVGVAYAADSPAELFSPLAVALFAYFLIPANVYLYGINDVFDADIDELNPKKDDKEVRYEGGPLVILSVFAAGAIGLVLIPFLGPAALVPFGLFYLFATEYSAPPFRFKTTPVLDSVSNGLYALPGIAAYAAVAGTYPPAAAMAGGWLWTMAMHTFSAIPDIEPDREAGIRTTATLLGKERTYAYCALVWLAGAIAFGLVHPFLGGVLGVYPLLAIAIARSEVAVDRAYWWFPVINTVVGAVLTMAALWVMLYA from the coding sequence ATGACGGATCTCGGCCTGGAGAAGCGGCTCGGCAGCGCGCTCCCCTCCGAGGAGTCCTCGCTGGGCTATCTGTTCTGGCTCTCCCGGCCCCGGTTCTGGCTGTATCTGGCCGGTCCGGTGATCGTCGGGGTCGCCTACGCAGCCGACTCACCCGCCGAGCTGTTCTCGCCGCTCGCCGTCGCGCTGTTCGCGTACTTCCTCATCCCGGCGAACGTCTACCTCTACGGGATCAACGATGTCTTCGACGCCGATATCGACGAACTCAACCCCAAGAAAGACGACAAGGAGGTCCGATACGAGGGCGGGCCGCTGGTGATCCTGTCGGTGTTCGCCGCCGGTGCTATCGGGCTCGTGTTGATCCCGTTTCTCGGGCCGGCAGCGCTGGTTCCGTTCGGGCTGTTCTACCTGTTTGCGACCGAGTACAGCGCGCCGCCGTTTCGGTTCAAGACGACGCCGGTCCTCGATTCCGTCTCGAACGGGCTGTACGCCCTGCCGGGCATCGCGGCCTACGCTGCGGTCGCCGGCACGTACCCGCCCGCCGCGGCGATGGCCGGCGGCTGGCTGTGGACGATGGCGATGCACACCTTCAGCGCGATTCCAGATATCGAGCCCGACCGGGAGGCCGGGATCCGGACGACGGCGACGCTACTTGGGAAAGAGCGGACCTACGCCTACTGCGCGCTCGTCTGGCTGGCCGGAGCGATCGCGTTCGGACTCGTCCACCCGTTTCTGGGCGGCGTACTCGGGGTGTATCCGCTGCTCGCGATCGCGATCGCCCGCTCGGAGGTGGCGGTCGACCGGGCTTACTGGTGGTTCCCGGTGATCAACACGGTCGTCGGCGCGGTGTTGACGATGGCGGCGCTGTGGGTGATGCTGTATGCCTGA